The stretch of DNA CGCGCCCCACATCCGGCGCAGCAGGCCGACATATTCGCGGCTGCGGTTATAGCGCTGATCCTTGGTCAGATAATCGCCGTCACAGCGCGTTTCGATATCGGAAAAGGCGGTGATGATATGGACCCCCGCCCGCCCGTTGCTCAATTGATCCAGCGTGGCCAGCGCGCGGGCGGCCATGGTCGGGGCGATGAAGCCGGGGCGATGCGCCACCATCAGCTTGAGCCGCGTGGTGGCCGCGGCGACAAAGCTGGCATTGACCAGACTGTCGGCGGAGCGCGCATTCTGGCCCACCAGCACCCGGTCAAAACCGGCCGCTTCATAGGCGCGCGCGATTTCCGGGACAAAACTTGCGTCATAGACCGGCGCTTGGGGGCTGGCCTCTGATCCGCGATAGGGCGAAATCAGGCCGACGATTTCAATTGCGCTCATGCGCTTGCTCCTTCAGGCTTTTCCTCAAGGCTGGCCGGATCGAGCCGATAGCACCACACCGTAATCACCCCGCCCAGCATGGCCAGCGCAGGCACCAGCCCTACGCACAAGGCCACCGCCCGGATTGCGCCTGCGCTTTGCGCCACAGGCCCGCCCATGGTTGATGAGACATAGCCCATCGCCGACAAAAAGGCTCCCATCGCCGCCAGCGCCGCCGCCGAGGAGAGCTTGTCGAGCAAGGTGGTCAAACCGGCAAACACGCCCTCGCGCCGCTCGCCGCTGCACAGATAGTCATAGCGCACCGCATCCGAGAGCATCGCATAGGCGCAAAGGATCGTGCCCCCGCCCGCCAGACCCGTGCCCAGCGCGCGCAAGGTGGTCAGCCATGCCGGATCACCCGGCGCGGCCAGCAGCCATGTCAGATTGACCAGCCCGTAAAGCGTCATGGCGCCCATATAGCCCGCCTTCTTGCCGATGATGGCGGTGAAGCGGACCCACGCCGGGATCGAGGCCACCATGCCCACGGTCGAAAACAGGAAATAGCCCGAGATCCAGCCATCGCCTGCCTGCAGCACATAGCGGCTGAAATAGGCCATGGCCGCGCTGCCGATGGCGGTGCCGAACAGCAGGAAGACATGGGTGATGGCCAAAATGCGGAAAGGCACGTTGGCCCATGCCAGACGCGCCTGTGCCACAAGGTTGAACGGGCGCGGATGCTCGGGCGGGGCGGTGCGCGGCGCGCGGGCCAACAGGCGGACCGCCGCCAGCGTGGCGACCAGCACCAAGGCGCCGATCACCGTTGCCATGACCAGATGCGCCCCGCGCCCTGCGCCCATCCGCGACAGAATCAGCCCCGGCACGGTGGTTCCGATCAGCGTGCCGATGGCATTGCCATACACGCGCCATGCCATAAGCCTTGTCCGCTCGTGATGATCGGGCGAACTTTCCACCACCATGGCAAAGCCGGGAATGGTCAGCAGCGTATAGCCGCTGGCATGGATCATCAGGGCCAGCGTGACAAAGACCTGAGCCAGCAGCACCGAGCCGAAATCGGGCGCGCCAAACAGCATCATCACGCCCAGCGGCATCGCCACCCCGCCCGCCAGCAAAAAGGGCAGGCGCCGCCCCCAACGCGTGCGCGCCCGGTCGGACAAAGCGCCGACAGCCGGATCGAGCAATCCGTCATAAATCTTGACCAGCGCAAAGATCAGCCCTGCAGTGCCCGCCGAAATGGCCAGACTGTCCGTCATGAAACGCAGGCCCAGCACGGTTACGACATTCTGACCCGCCGCATGGGCCACCGGCACCAGCGTCGAACCAAAGCGGATGGCCCAGACGTTTGCGGGCTTATTATTTTCGGCCGGTGCCATCTGGCCCCTCCTTTATGCAATTGCGGGGCATGTTTAGGGCTGGCGGGGCGTGACCTGGCCTAGGAAGCGATCCAGATCGCGGCCCGTTTCATCGGGCAGTTCGAGCATCGGATAATGGCCGACATCGGGGTAATGGATCATCGTCACCTTGGCGTTGGCGAATTGCTTGACCGCCTTGTCCGCCAGATAGGTGGGCAACACGATATCGCGGTCGCCCCATTGCAGCAGGATTGGAACCTTGACCTGCGCGGCCTCGGTGCCCGCGCCCTTCTTCCACAGCGATTTCTTGTTGGCCTGATAATAGGCGCGCACGCGGTCAAAGCCGCCGGGCAGATTGTTGGTGTCGTAATACCAGTCCACCGTTTCAGGCTTCAGCCGCGCCGGGACACCGTAAAGCGAGCTGAGCATCCAGCGGTAATAGAACTTGGGGTAGTAATTAGGGACGACATTTTCATGCAGCCAGATCGTGCCTGTTTCGATCGCCGAGACATGGGTCGTCGGCGGCGCTTCGAGGGGCAGGGTGGAGAGCGCCAGAGCGGTCACTTTTTCGGGGTGGGCGGCGGTGTAGAGCACCGAAAGGGTGGCCCCGCTTGACGATCCGACGATGGCGAATTTGTCGAGATGCTCTTGCTCGACAAAGGCCTCGATCAGCTTCATCACGCCCGCCAGACCCGTCGAGGGATTGGGATCCGTGCTCAGCCCGTAGGGCGGCCAGTCGAGGCGGATCACCCGGTAATGGGTCTTGAGCCGATCGGCCCACGCATCCCAAATCCGCAGGTTCGACATCGAGGAATGGAGCATAAGGACCACTGGCCCCTGTCCCTCGTCACGCACATGCAGGGTGACATCGCCAACCTTGACGAATTTGGACGGGGCATCGGCCCAGCGCGCCTTCACATCATCATAGGACGGATTGAACAGGCCGGCCCGCATCAGTGCAAGGGGCGCTACAAAAAGCACAAGCAGCAACAGCAGGGCCGATCCGGTCCATTTCACGATTTTGGTCATCGCCCGTCTTTCTCGCCAGATATTTATTTATCGACAGCAGCCTATGCGGGCCTTTACGCCCGGCGAGGGACATTCATGCAATGGTCGATAGTCGGATAGGGAGGGCGGACCTATGCGGAGATCGCGCGCCGCAAAAGCAAAGGCAACGAACCATTTGGGGAAGATCGCGGGATTCAGCAGGCTTTATTGATGCTGCCTTGCCACAGGCATTAATCCGACAGGCGAATAGAGGTGATTTCACTCCAGTCAGTTGACCCGCTTAAGGCAAGCTTCTCTGAACCAAGAGTGAACAAGCAAATTTGAGGTTGGGGGAATTAGAGCAATTGGCCGTTTCAGGCCAATGATTTGTTGCGCCATCAAATTTTCCGTCTGTGCAGCCGAACCTTTCCTCTCGCCCATAGCGTCTGGTCATTCTGGGTAAGTCGAAAAAATAACAGAATAATGACGGTAAATCGGAAGATGTAGAAATACAGATTTCCAAAAAAAACTAACCGTGTGAGGGCAGAATGAACAAAATCAATTCAAAAATTGTCTCTGGATATTCCAGTTCCATGGTGGCGCTTCTGGTCGCGCTGAGTTTCTCCGCGCCGGTTCAAGCCGCCGAGCCTGCGGCCCCCGCCGCAGTTGAAGATCCGGGCACCATCACCGTTACCGCGCGCAAGCGTGAGGAAAATCTGCTCACCGTTCCCTTGGCCATCCGCGCGATGTCGCCTCAGGAAATCAGCCAGCGCGGCATTGTTTCGGTAACCGATCTGGTCGATGCCACGCCGGGCATCAACGTTTCGTCCAACAATTCGGGGCGCAACGACCGCTCGTTCCAGCAAATTTCGATGCGTGGCTTTACCCCCTCGACAACCGACTCGACGCTGACGGCTTCTTTTATTGATGGCGTTCCGGTGTCCTCGGCCTCGGCGATGAACGCGATCACCGATCCTGCGCGCGTTGAAGTGCTCAAGGGGTCGCAAAACGCTTATTTCGGCCGTAACGCCTTTGCCGGCGCGATCAACGTGGTGAACAAGCTTCCCGCCGACCATTTTCAGGGCAGCTTCAGCGCTTCGGCTTTCAGCCGCAAGGGCTATGACATTCAGGGTTCGATCGAATCCCCGATCATCCAGGATGTCCTTGGCGTTCGCGTGACGGGCCGCGTGCTGCAAAAGGGCGGTTCGTATATCAACGGCGCCAATGCCAACGAACGGCTGGGCGATCAGCAGACCCGCACCGGCACGGTGATGATCGTGCTCAAGCCGATCACGGGCCTGACGATCAAGGCTTTTGGCCTTTACAGCGAAGATCACGACGGCCCCTCGGCGCAGGGCATGATCTCGGCTTATGAAGTCCGTTCGAACAATGGCGCGCTCAACATCCCTGCAAAGACCGGCAGCTCGGCCGGTACGCTGTTGGTGGCCAACCAGTCCAATTGCACGCTCTCGGGCCTGACCGCCGGTCGTTCGGACACCGAGGCGCGCACGTCCAACCCGTTCATCTGCGGCGCCGCGCCCGCCCTGATCATGGGCCCGGCCCAGAACACCTATGTCAGCCCCGCCATGGCCGCCGCGCTGGCCAATGGCGCCTATCGTCCCGTCAGCGCCGCCGATGGTGTTCAGGGCTATGGGATGAAGCGCAAGTACAAGCACGCCCATATCAATCTGGACTATGACATCGGCCATGGCTTTACGGTCTCGTCGATGACGGGCTTTAACGACGAAATGTTTTCGGAAATGGCCGAGCTGGACAATTATGACAGCTCGTCCTTGTACCCTGCCACGACGCCGACCGCTGCCAATGGTCTGCTGCCGTTTTACAATTTCCCCTTCGTGATTGAGCGCACCAACCGCGACTTCTCGCAGGAAGTGCGCGTGGCCTTTGACAACAAGGGTCCATTCAACGCGATGATCGGCGCCAACTACCTTTGGACCAAGGCCTATCGCGACCTGTTCAACATCGGCGCCGAGGCTTTGGGCGCAACGCGTCCGGCCAGCACCATGTCCTCGCCGCAGCAGGTCCGCACCACGGGCGTTTTCGGCAGCGCCAGCTATGACGTGACGAGCCAGTTCACCATCAACCTCGAAGGTCGTTATCAGACCGACAAGGTCTATCTGTTCGGCGGTGGCGCGGGCGCAGTCGTCAGCGCGGACTCATCGGCCACCACCGGCATCCCGGCGGGCACCTATGCGCCGATGACGGCCTATTATTCCAAGAGCTTCAACAACTTCATGCCGCGCGCCATCTTGAACTACAAGATTACGCCCGACATCATGGCCTATGCTTCGTGGTCCAAGGCGGCGAACGTTTCGGTGGCCTCGTTCAATGGTCGTCTGTTCTCGGGCACGGCTGTGGAAATCGCCGCCTTGCAGAGCATTGACGTT from Novosphingobium humi encodes:
- a CDS encoding MFS transporter, with amino-acid sequence MAPAENNKPANVWAIRFGSTLVPVAHAAGQNVVTVLGLRFMTDSLAISAGTAGLIFALVKIYDGLLDPAVGALSDRARTRWGRRLPFLLAGGVAMPLGVMMLFGAPDFGSVLLAQVFVTLALMIHASGYTLLTIPGFAMVVESSPDHHERTRLMAWRVYGNAIGTLIGTTVPGLILSRMGAGRGAHLVMATVIGALVLVATLAAVRLLARAPRTAPPEHPRPFNLVAQARLAWANVPFRILAITHVFLLFGTAIGSAAMAYFSRYVLQAGDGWISGYFLFSTVGMVASIPAWVRFTAIIGKKAGYMGAMTLYGLVNLTWLLAAPGDPAWLTTLRALGTGLAGGGTILCAYAMLSDAVRYDYLCSGERREGVFAGLTTLLDKLSSAAALAAMGAFLSAMGYVSSTMGGPVAQSAGAIRAVALCVGLVPALAMLGGVITVWCYRLDPASLEEKPEGASA
- a CDS encoding alpha/beta fold hydrolase; translation: MTKIVKWTGSALLLLLVLFVAPLALMRAGLFNPSYDDVKARWADAPSKFVKVGDVTLHVRDEGQGPVVLMLHSSMSNLRIWDAWADRLKTHYRVIRLDWPPYGLSTDPNPSTGLAGVMKLIEAFVEQEHLDKFAIVGSSSGATLSVLYTAAHPEKVTALALSTLPLEAPPTTHVSAIETGTIWLHENVVPNYYPKFYYRWMLSSLYGVPARLKPETVDWYYDTNNLPGGFDRVRAYYQANKKSLWKKGAGTEAAQVKVPILLQWGDRDIVLPTYLADKAVKQFANAKVTMIHYPDVGHYPMLELPDETGRDLDRFLGQVTPRQP
- a CDS encoding TonB-dependent receptor, with the protein product MVALLVALSFSAPVQAAEPAAPAAVEDPGTITVTARKREENLLTVPLAIRAMSPQEISQRGIVSVTDLVDATPGINVSSNNSGRNDRSFQQISMRGFTPSTTDSTLTASFIDGVPVSSASAMNAITDPARVEVLKGSQNAYFGRNAFAGAINVVNKLPADHFQGSFSASAFSRKGYDIQGSIESPIIQDVLGVRVTGRVLQKGGSYINGANANERLGDQQTRTGTVMIVLKPITGLTIKAFGLYSEDHDGPSAQGMISAYEVRSNNGALNIPAKTGSSAGTLLVANQSNCTLSGLTAGRSDTEARTSNPFICGAAPALIMGPAQNTYVSPAMAAALANGAYRPVSAADGVQGYGMKRKYKHAHINLDYDIGHGFTVSSMTGFNDEMFSEMAELDNYDSSSLYPATTPTAANGLLPFYNFPFVIERTNRDFSQEVRVAFDNKGPFNAMIGANYLWTKAYRDLFNIGAEALGATRPASTMSSPQQVRTTGVFGSASYDVTSQFTINLEGRYQTDKVYLFGGGAGAVVSADSSATTGIPAGTYAPMTAYYSKSFNNFMPRAILNYKITPDIMAYASWSKAANVSVASFNGRLFSGTAVEIAALQSIDVQAFTRPEKLTTFEIGVKGKLFDRKLTFALAAFNSEWTDQYNSRSVFAPSGTTVTGLANSGRSLIRGLELDMTATPTRFFTLNMSGAINDTNIRSFADPSISRSTGVFGNGFVGKSLPLTSRYSFSISPQFNGSIPGRDNSTWFARADLNYKSKQFLDAANYTWIKDRTVVNARIGVNLDKIGLELFATNLFNNRDYTSIQQNVVQTPTTQNGVPTVGAAALAGGPFSYLIVGLPELRTVGIKASVKF